The Dyella caseinilytica genome has a window encoding:
- a CDS encoding beta-ketoacyl-ACP synthase — MKRVVITGMGGITPLGHDWSQIESRLREGRNAVRRMPEWDFFDSLNSRLGCPVDSFQLPDWPRKHLRSMGRVAQLAVAASEQALRDAGLHSDASIADGRMGVAYGSSGGSVEPIRVMGRMLETGSMQGVTATSYVQMMAHTTAVNIGVFFGLKGRILPTSSACTSGSQAIGYGYETIQQGKQKLMLCGGAEELSGPSVAVFDTLFATSTRNDEAHLTPRPFDRSRDGLVVGEGAATLVLEEYEHARARGARIYAEVVGFGCNSDGNHITQPTSETMAAAMRLALQDAQISPEAIGYVSAHGTATDRGDIAESHATADVLGARIPVSSMKSYVGHTLGACGALESWWAVEMMRRGWFAPTINLQEPDPACAELDYIVEQGRAIDTGYVMNNNFAFGGINTSLIFKACE, encoded by the coding sequence ATGAAGCGCGTCGTCATCACCGGCATGGGCGGCATTACGCCGCTGGGACACGATTGGTCACAGATCGAATCGCGCTTGCGCGAAGGCCGCAATGCCGTGCGCAGGATGCCCGAGTGGGATTTCTTCGATTCACTGAACAGCCGCCTTGGCTGCCCGGTCGACAGCTTCCAGTTGCCTGATTGGCCGCGTAAACATCTGCGCTCGATGGGACGTGTCGCGCAACTGGCAGTCGCTGCCAGCGAACAGGCCTTGCGCGATGCCGGTTTACATAGCGACGCCAGCATTGCCGATGGACGCATGGGCGTGGCCTACGGCTCGTCCGGCGGCAGCGTCGAACCGATACGCGTGATGGGACGCATGCTGGAAACCGGTTCGATGCAAGGCGTCACCGCGACCAGCTACGTGCAAATGATGGCGCACACCACGGCGGTGAATATCGGCGTGTTCTTCGGCCTGAAGGGGCGCATCCTGCCCACGTCCAGTGCGTGCACCTCCGGCAGCCAGGCGATTGGCTACGGTTACGAAACGATCCAGCAGGGCAAGCAGAAGCTGATGTTGTGCGGTGGCGCTGAAGAGCTTTCCGGCCCCAGCGTTGCCGTCTTCGACACCTTGTTTGCAACCAGCACGCGCAACGACGAAGCCCATCTCACACCTCGCCCCTTCGATCGCAGCCGCGACGGACTGGTGGTCGGCGAAGGTGCCGCCACGCTGGTGCTGGAAGAGTATGAACATGCCCGTGCGCGTGGCGCGCGCATTTACGCCGAGGTCGTCGGCTTCGGCTGCAACTCCGACGGCAACCACATTACCCAGCCAACCAGCGAAACGATGGCCGCTGCCATGCGGCTGGCCTTGCAAGATGCACAGATTTCACCCGAGGCCATCGGCTACGTGAGCGCACATGGCACCGCTACCGATCGCGGCGATATCGCGGAAAGCCACGCCACGGCCGATGTGCTTGGCGCACGCATACCGGTCAGCTCGATGAAGAGTTATGTCGGCCATACGCTTGGCGCGTGCGGTGCTTTGGAATCATGGTGGGCCGTGGAAATGATGCGTCGCGGCTGGTTTGCACCAACCATCAATCTCCAGGAGCCCGATCCGGCATGC
- a CDS encoding MMPL family transporter, which yields MNQRGLWLRAGWFGAATLLIALLGAWLLFGRGHSPIQTDLLAMLPATERNPLAEVAAQRLAHANGDRVILLVANADDDRAKAAARQLGQALTKDDVFASVTAELPPFDLQQLVAPYLAHRFSLLTDTDRTALAQADYDPTKTLAQRVNEPFVTGVGTRLQDDPFGWLQHWLDQQPWSRSPLLPEDNLLTAHRDDVSYVMVTATLNGSSYDDAIQHRALQALDQAEQTVEHDQPGTRILRTGALFYAAAARAGAEHDVHLVGVVSTIGIALLLLGVFRSPGPLLLAFLSTAVGVIAATTVSVLVFGQIYLLTLVFGAALLGEAVDYSIQYLSARANAGTTWEPRQGLRQVRPALLLALGTSLLGYALLGLVPFSALRQMACFAMTGMAVACLSVFWLLPALLQRPAKPLSNASVHSAMHLQKLVSGVTSGRRGALLAIVALALAVPGWWQLRHDDDVHLLIAPPVALTQQEAQIRDITGLGNGTQFYLVQGADAEQVLQREEALEQRLQHLVDTNQLQGWLGLAGMVPSLQRQRSNQSLLAPLFAQPDRMRQWLSGAGFRETDIDAFIQAWPDKPLDLQTWLKSPIATPFRYLWMGDDVRDGAASLVLPQGDTSSALLQQAATDLPGVTLVDKPASISELFGRYRRYASIWLVAAILLIVPVFGWRYGWRGVPRVLAPPVVGIGLTLAALGYLHQPLTLFHWMALMLVLGVGANYAVFLREGEPHVTHRPGAMYASVLLSAITALLSFGLLSLSSMPALRDFGLTLLLGIGFTALLVPTSADHRAISS from the coding sequence ATGAATCAACGGGGTCTGTGGCTGCGCGCGGGTTGGTTTGGTGCGGCAACACTGTTGATCGCGTTGCTCGGCGCATGGTTGCTGTTCGGCCGCGGCCACTCGCCGATTCAGACCGATCTGCTCGCGATGCTGCCGGCCACCGAACGCAATCCGCTGGCGGAAGTGGCCGCGCAGCGGCTCGCGCATGCCAATGGCGACCGCGTGATCCTGCTGGTGGCCAACGCCGACGACGATCGTGCCAAAGCTGCTGCGCGCCAACTCGGTCAGGCGCTAACCAAGGACGATGTCTTTGCTTCGGTGACTGCCGAACTTCCTCCGTTCGACTTGCAGCAACTGGTTGCACCGTATCTCGCACATCGCTTCAGCCTGCTCACCGATACCGACCGCACGGCGCTGGCACAAGCCGATTACGATCCCACCAAGACGCTGGCGCAGCGTGTGAACGAGCCCTTCGTCACCGGCGTAGGCACGCGCCTGCAGGATGATCCCTTCGGCTGGCTGCAGCACTGGCTGGACCAGCAGCCATGGAGCCGCTCGCCCCTGCTGCCCGAAGACAATCTGCTGACCGCACACCGCGACGATGTCAGCTATGTGATGGTCACCGCCACGCTCAACGGTTCCTCGTACGACGATGCGATCCAGCACCGCGCCCTGCAAGCGCTGGATCAGGCCGAACAGACCGTCGAACACGATCAGCCCGGCACGCGCATCCTGCGCACCGGCGCCCTGTTCTACGCCGCAGCAGCGCGTGCCGGTGCCGAACACGATGTGCATCTGGTTGGCGTGGTGTCCACCATCGGCATCGCCCTGCTGTTGCTGGGCGTGTTCCGTTCGCCAGGACCGTTGCTGCTGGCATTTCTCTCCACGGCAGTGGGTGTGATCGCGGCGACGACTGTCAGCGTACTGGTCTTTGGACAGATCTATCTGCTGACCTTGGTATTCGGCGCGGCACTGCTGGGCGAAGCGGTGGATTATTCCATCCAATATCTCAGCGCCCGCGCCAACGCGGGCACAACATGGGAACCGCGCCAAGGATTACGGCAAGTGCGCCCTGCCTTGCTGCTTGCGCTGGGAACGTCTCTGCTGGGCTACGCGTTGCTCGGTCTGGTGCCGTTTTCAGCACTGCGTCAGATGGCATGCTTTGCGATGACTGGCATGGCGGTGGCGTGCCTGAGCGTGTTCTGGCTGCTGCCGGCGTTGCTGCAACGTCCGGCGAAACCGTTATCCAACGCTTCCGTGCACAGCGCCATGCACTTGCAGAAGCTTGTTTCCGGCGTCACATCCGGGCGCCGCGGCGCTCTGCTCGCCATCGTTGCGCTGGCATTGGCCGTACCGGGATGGTGGCAACTGCGCCACGATGACGACGTGCATCTGCTGATCGCACCACCCGTCGCGCTGACGCAACAGGAAGCACAGATCCGCGACATCACCGGCCTCGGCAACGGCACGCAGTTCTATCTGGTGCAAGGTGCTGACGCCGAACAGGTACTGCAACGGGAGGAAGCGCTGGAGCAGCGATTGCAGCATTTGGTCGATACCAACCAGTTGCAGGGATGGCTAGGACTGGCCGGCATGGTGCCGTCGCTCCAGCGCCAGCGATCCAATCAATCCTTGCTGGCACCGTTGTTTGCACAACCTGATCGCATGCGCCAATGGCTGAGCGGCGCCGGATTTCGTGAGACCGACATCGATGCTTTTATCCAGGCATGGCCGGATAAACCGCTCGACTTGCAGACCTGGCTGAAGAGCCCTATCGCTACACCCTTCCGCTACCTCTGGATGGGCGATGACGTGCGCGATGGCGCCGCCTCGCTGGTATTGCCGCAAGGCGACACATCAAGTGCCCTGCTGCAACAAGCCGCGACGGACCTGCCCGGGGTCACGCTGGTGGACAAGCCTGCCAGCATTTCCGAATTGTTCGGACGCTACCGACGCTACGCCAGCATCTGGCTGGTGGCGGCGATCCTACTGATCGTGCCGGTGTTCGGCTGGCGCTATGGATGGCGCGGCGTTCCGCGCGTGCTGGCGCCGCCAGTGGTTGGCATCGGGCTCACGCTGGCAGCGCTTGGCTATTTGCATCAACCGCTGACGCTGTTTCACTGGATGGCCTTGATGCTGGTGCTCGGCGTGGGCGCGAACTACGCCGTATTCCTGCGCGAAGGCGAACCGCACGTGACGCATCGCCCTGGTGCGATGTACGCCAGCGTGCTGCTTTCTGCGATCACTGCCTTGTTGTCATTCGGCTTGTTGTCCTTGAGCTCAATGCCTGCGTTGCGTGATTTCGGCCTCACCTTGCTGTTGGGGATCGGCTTCACCGCGCTGCTGGTGCCTACGAGCGCGGATCACCGGGCCATTTCCTCATGA
- a CDS encoding LolA family protein produces the protein MNTRYRTLPRSARNARSFGLTWLACLLLSCIAVSVHAQSIALSQEQDAKQAGTSSDLLHDVLAQLRQHPSVRANFTQQRTNPALTQPQNSSGQLLFVAGHGMLWQIQQPYQQTLALTGSKTVSIDAAGHAQAVRNERGVSQIAQMLQAMLAGQIDPVLRQFSVAADGNTLQWTLRFTPKQARVAQVLRGIRLEGGAFLQGIHIDMQDGTQTDIRMTETRDGRALTALEEQALGLP, from the coding sequence ATGAACACCCGCTATCGAACCCTCCCTCGCTCGGCACGCAACGCGCGCAGCTTCGGCCTGACATGGCTCGCGTGCTTGCTGTTGTCGTGCATCGCGGTGTCCGTTCACGCGCAAAGTATCGCGCTATCGCAGGAGCAAGACGCAAAGCAGGCCGGCACGTCGTCTGATTTGCTGCACGACGTGCTCGCGCAGCTCAGGCAGCATCCGTCCGTGCGCGCGAACTTTACGCAACAACGTACCAACCCGGCATTGACACAACCGCAGAACAGCAGCGGGCAACTGCTGTTCGTAGCGGGTCACGGCATGCTGTGGCAGATACAACAACCCTATCAGCAAACCCTTGCGCTGACGGGAAGCAAGACGGTAAGCATCGATGCGGCCGGGCATGCGCAAGCCGTACGCAACGAGCGCGGCGTCAGCCAGATCGCGCAGATGCTGCAAGCGATGCTTGCAGGCCAGATCGATCCGGTGCTGCGTCAGTTCAGTGTCGCGGCCGATGGCAACACCCTCCAATGGACCTTGCGCTTCACACCCAAGCAGGCACGCGTGGCACAAGTGCTTCGCGGCATTCGGCTGGAAGGTGGTGCGTTTCTGCAAGGCATCCATATCGATATGCAGGACGGCACGCAAACCGATATCCGAATGACCGAAACGCGCGATGGCCGCGCGCTCACGGCATTAGAAGAACAAGCGCTCGGCCTGCCATGA